The Scyliorhinus canicula chromosome 17, sScyCan1.1, whole genome shotgun sequence DNA window gcccttggttcccaactccaaatcatctatgtaaattgtgaacaattgtgggcccaacacggatccctgagggacaccactagctactgattgccaaccagagaaacatctttGTGGAATTATCCTTTTCGAGTCTACCATATTGTActgcgctggcttttaaagcagaccaaggcaggccagcagcacggttcaattcccgtaccagcctccccgaacaggtgccggaatgtggcgactaggggcttttcacagtaacttcatttgaagcctacttatgacaataagcgattttcatttcatttcattatgtaaGTTCCCACAAGTTCCAAGAATAACTGTCCAAATAAATTGTTGTTAGTAAACCTTATCATCTGTCTCCccctattctaaattgccccttaattggaaaaaattgattgggtactctaaatttatacccaaaaaatcactaaaaacagatcatctgctcattatcccattgctgtgtgtgggattttgctgtgtgtaaattggctgctgcatttcctacattacaacaacgactacacttcaaaagtacttcattggctgtaaagcactttgggacatcctgtggttgtgaaaggcgctatagaaatgcaagtttttaaattGAAGGTTTGTGATACCTGATCTTGTTATCTGGAACTTAATTGATTTCAGCCACACGCATcttaccatttaataaattcactttggttcagacaagactttaaccaattaagacaaaggcagaattctctgcatAGTAAACTTTAAAATAAGTTTATTAAATGAAAAATGTTTACAGAACAACTTTAAAGACATTGACTTTTCCAACTTCATGTGGGTGATCAGTCTGTAGCAGcgtaaccctctctggctccttctttgacagtaattcttgtggaattcagcctcgggagtctggctccttctttgacagtaatttccttggaactcggcctcgggaatcttcagtacttggccagcaaggaagaccttcagaacctctacttttatccccaaagtgaccattacttcccgtcagagttgggcctgttgtaacatgacaactggtcaatttggtcactggattaatttaattggatcccaattactgacaccaccttctctcattatctCAGACAGGAATACAATAGAACTGTTTCATAATTGCCTGCAATTATGAATTGATTCTGATATCTGATTCTATACAATCCCTTATTTatacagtttcaaatgttgaggctTGAAGATCTCCCTTGACAGTACATTTATCTTCATTGCACATTCTTTACATACACAGCAATTAAGTGTTTACATTTTTACTCCAAATAAAACTCAGAATGTTACAATAACTACTGATtcattaattgtaactcaattcaGGCTCATTACTTCTTCAATCACCGGTTACTAACTTGTAGCTAATTAGTGCAGTAATCTTTAATTAATACATTTGGTAATATAAGATACACTAGTTCAAAAAGACAGACAACAGCTTGAGTGAGTTGGagagactggagcagctgaaACCTCTCacctgagatcacagcatctggagggtggggaatgcaaccattcagcccattgagtccatgcctACTCTCTGCAGAGCAAGCTTAGTCAGTCCCATTGCCCCATTCTATACCCAAATCCCTGGAGGATTATTTCCCTCCAGTactcatccaatttcctttgaaaTCTTTCCATCATCTCTCCTTCAGCAGACCTTGCAGGAAGcaggttccaggtcattaccactcgctTTCCATGGAAACAAGGCTCCCACAACACAGGAGTCTAATTGGCCCATTTTTCCCCATACCAGCTCTTTGTACAACTCCCCATTTAACCCATCCTCtgactattttgttttctttccaaGAATacatcaaattcccttttggaaggtATAATCCAGTCAGTTTGCAGCATCgtttgcaggcagtgcattccaaataacACGTCACTGTGTTTTGACagtaatctttactattgtcacaagtaggctgacattaacactgcaatgaagttactgtgagaatcccctcgtcgccacattccggcgcctgttcgggtcacagagggagaattcagaatgtccaaatgacctaacagcaggaaactggagcagccggaggaaacccattcagacacggggagaacgtgcagactccacacagacagtgactcaagccaggaatcgaagtcgggtccctggcgctatgaagcaacagtgctaaccactgtgctacagttccGTCCAACAATTAATTGTGGATATAGTGTGTCTGGAGTTTCAcagagtattcaaaatggtgtcaaaGGCATGGTTAgtacaaaaaaaattaagattcaatctttatcaatgattTTGTGAGGTCACCGAGTATAATATATCCTAGTTTGCAGACAATTGTAGCATAATTACATTTCGGTAGCACCTCTCACGACCACTGGACTTCCTAAAGGGttttgctgtgaggaggatgcagagatccttcagtgtgatttggacaagtggaatgagtgggcaaatgaacgtCAGATGCTGTACAGTTTGGATCAATTtaagattatccactttggtagcaaaaacaaggcggcagactattatctgaatggccataatttaggaaaggggaatgtgcaatgagacttgggtgtcctcgtacaccagtcactgaaggtaagcacgcaggtgcagcaggcggtaaagaaggcaaatagtatgctggctttcattgcgagaggagcagggatgtcttgctgcaattatacagggccttggtgtggccacacctggaatattgtgtgcagttttggtctccttatctgaggaaggatgtactaGCTACAGATTGCCTTCCTATCATCGTACCTTTTGTTGTTATTTCCCCAATCTaccagacaacttgcccctcgtacctcaacagttttcttctgtgagaaacacccagataaatAAAACAGAAGAACCGTGTAACCACTAAAGGCCACcatcatggcaatgtggcatgctGTGCAgagttccaaacagaaatgggaacTAAGTACCTACTGACTTCCCAACATCCTTTCTTTCGCTCTGCGATCCTTGTGAAATTTGAAACCAGGTATTCacaacaaggctcaaagagcgTCAGCCCACTAGACGCAGAGCTAGATGCCCTACTCAGAGCAGGTAGatgacctctccccagtgtgacctcGCTGATGTTTCTTCAGggaggatgactgagtgaatctttttgcacactgagagcagttgaaaggcttctcccctgtgtgaactcgctggtgtgactttaGGTTagctgaatcactgaatcccttcccacactgagggcaggtgaacggcctctccccagtgtgaattcgctggtgtctctgcaagTGGGATAGCCGAGGGAATGCCTTCCCACACTGAtcgcaggtgaacggcctttccccagtgtggtcTCGCTGGTGGATCTGCAGGTTGTTtaatcgagtgaatcccttcccacactgagagcaggtgaatggcctctccccagtgtgatctCGCTCGTGTATCTGTAGGTGGGATattcgagtgaatcccttcccacaataagagcaggtgaacggcctctcctcagtatgaagtcgctggtgtctctgcatactggataactgagtgaatcccttctcacactgagagcaa harbors:
- the LOC119951225 gene encoding oocyte zinc finger protein XlCOF6-like, whose translation is MEKPWKCVDCGKGYTAPSLLEAHRRIHTGERPFTCGQCRKAFIQLSSLQRHQRIHTGEKPFTCTQCGKGFSDSSRLQSHQRVHTGERPFICSQCRKGFTQLSHLQRHQQVHTGGKLFTCSQCEKGFTQLSSMQRHQRLHTEERPFTCSYCGKGFTRISHLQIHERDHTGERPFTCSQCGKGFTRLNNLQIHQRDHTGERPFTCDQCGKAFPRLSHLQRHQRIHTGERPFTCPQCGKGFSDSANLKSHQRVHTGEKPFNCSQCAKRFTQSSSLKKHQRGHTGERSSTCSE